One stretch of Clupea harengus unplaced genomic scaffold, Ch_v2.0.2, whole genome shotgun sequence DNA includes these proteins:
- the LOC122132513 gene encoding pulmonary surfactant-associated protein A2-like has translation MALYLAVLLLFLIGGAHTEAPPNCLAGVPGNPGHNGHNGRDGKDGSEGVPGLKGDRGEPGVPVPGPPGKMGPAGATWSERRDGGNGDAITDPLTKSLQADVQTLRSRLSLIEKATSFRIFRKVGIKYYVTEGWEDTFDAGLKLCRDAGGDLALPKSEEENQGLVKVLSELKALAGWIRATDRKTEGTFFGRG, from the exons ATGGCTCTGTATCTCGCTGTCCTtctgctgtttctgattggtggagcacacacagaggccccgCCCAACTGCTTGGCTGGTGTCCCTGGTAACCCCGGACACAATGGGCACAATGGCAGGGATGGGAAAGATGGGAGTGAGGGAGTCCCAGGACTCAAGGGGGACAGAGGAGAaccag GGGTGCCAGTCCCAGGGCCTCCAGGCAAGATGGGTCCTGCTGGGGCCACCTGGTCTgaaaggagagatggggggaatgGGGATGCCAT AACTGATCCTTTGACCAAGTCCTTGCAAGCAGATGTCCAGACTTTGAGATCCAGGTTGTCTCTTATAGAGAAAG CTACAAGTTTCCGCATCTTCAGGAAGGTAGGAATTAAGTACTATGTGACTGAGGGGTGGGAAGACACATTTGATGCTGGTCTGAAGCTCTGTAGAGATGCTGGAGGTGATCTTGCTTTGCCAAAAAGTGAAGAGGAGAACCAAGGTCTTGTGAAGGTGTTATCAGAGTTAAAGGCACTTGCTGGATGGATTAGGGCAACAGACAGGAAGACTGAAGGGACCTTTTTTGGACGAGGATGA